TGCGGCATGCCCGCATTGCCGCACCCTCGTTCGTCTGGCCGAAGCACATTGCGGAAAACTGCAACAAACTCCGAAAGTTGGTTGACGAGGTTGGCTTGCTGTTTTTTCAAGCCGAGGCCTGCCTGGACTACACGGAGCAGGATCTGCCGACCTGGCTGGCCGGGACCGGCCTGCGGTTTCATGTCCATCTGCCCCTGGATCTGCCCTGGAACACGGGTGTGCAGAGAGTTTGGAACACGGTTTCCGCACTTCAACGCAAGACGTGTTTTCTACAGCCCTTGGCCTACGTCCTGCATCCGCCGCCTCTCGCTCCGCTCAGGGGAGACAGTGAAGCCGCCGCGGAAGTCACTGAGGCCAATGGCGCGGTTTGCTCCTTGGCGGAAAAAGGCGTAGTCCTGAGACAGGATGTCGAGCTCCTGGCGGATTTTATCCGTTGCTGGGAAGCAGCCGGCTTGGCGCCGCGATCCCTCTTGCTGGAAAACACCCGGGAAAACGACCTGAGCGGCCTGTGGCCATTGATTCAGGCCACCAACCTGGGTATCTGTCTCGATCTGGGGCATTTGCTCGTGGCCGGGCAGCAGACACACCGGCTGCCGGGAGTCTGGCCGCGGGTGCGCATGGTCCACCTCAGCGCTCCTGGTCAAAGCGGCGCGGATGGACAGCCTCGGGACGGGCATCGTTCCCTTGCGGAACTGGATCAGCGCGGGTGGGCCCTGTTCGAGGAAATACTGGACCAGGTTCACCCGGATTGCGTCTTGATGATAGAGGTGTTTTATCCGGAGGGACTCATGGAATCATTGCACATATTACGCATCATGACGGGTCGACGATGATCACCTTGATTCTCGGAGGAGAGAAGTCCGGGAAGTCCGCCTGGGCTCTGCAACGCCTGCTTCAGGCCGACGGTCCCCGGCTGTTCGTGGGCACTGCCGTGGCCAGGGACATGGAAATGCGGCGACGCATTCGCGATCACCGCCGCCTGCGGCCTCCGGACCTGCCGGTCCGGGAGACGGGTCTTGAGTTGCCCAAGGTCTTGCACCAGGAGCGGACAGGCCATGCGGCTATCCTGGTGGACAGCCTGGATTTTTGGCTGTTTGCCGCCATCCAGGCCGACCAGGAAGTCCGGTTGCGGGCAGAACTGCTGGAAGTTCTTGGACAGAAAAGCGAGACGCACCTGATTTTTGTCAGCTCGGAAATCGGTCTTGGACCGATCCAGGTCACGCCTCTGGGCCGACAGTTTGTGCGCGCATTGGGGTCCATGAACCAGCAGATGGCCAGCTTGGCCGATGAAGTGGTCCTGATTGTCGCCGGATTACCACTCAGGCTGAAAGGGGTGTCCTGAATGGCCTACTTCCGTTCTCTGGAAACGAAACTCGAAGCCCTGACGAGGCTGTGGCGCAAGTCCGACCGCTGGCTGATCATGATGAACGCCGATCCGGACGCCCTGGCCTCCGCCCAGGCCCTCAAGCGGATCATGACCCGGAAGGTGGCCCGGGTGGACAGCGCTCAGGTCAACGAGATTTCCCGGCCGGACAACCTGACCATGATCAAGACCCTGCGGATCCCCACCCAGCGCCTGACACCCAACTTGGCTGCCCAGTACGACCACTTTGCCCTGGTGGATTCGCAGCCCCATCACCACCCGGCGTTCAAAGAGCATTCCTTTTCCCTGGTCATCGACCATCATCCGTTGGTTCCGGAAAGTCCTGTTCAGGCTGAATTCAAGGATATCCAGCCCGGATATGGGGCCACCAGCACGATGCTCACGGAATAT
This is a stretch of genomic DNA from Desulfonatronum thioautotrophicum. It encodes these proteins:
- a CDS encoding bifunctional adenosylcobinamide kinase/adenosylcobinamide-phosphate guanylyltransferase, whose amino-acid sequence is MITLILGGEKSGKSAWALQRLLQADGPRLFVGTAVARDMEMRRRIRDHRRLRPPDLPVRETGLELPKVLHQERTGHAAILVDSLDFWLFAAIQADQEVRLRAELLEVLGQKSETHLIFVSSEIGLGPIQVTPLGRQFVRALGSMNQQMASLADEVVLIVAGLPLRLKGVS
- the cbiR gene encoding cobamide remodeling phosphodiesterase CbiR gives rise to the protein MLKVASISSPRPHLRHARIAAPSFVWPKHIAENCNKLRKLVDEVGLLFFQAEACLDYTEQDLPTWLAGTGLRFHVHLPLDLPWNTGVQRVWNTVSALQRKTCFLQPLAYVLHPPPLAPLRGDSEAAAEVTEANGAVCSLAEKGVVLRQDVELLADFIRCWEAAGLAPRSLLLENTRENDLSGLWPLIQATNLGICLDLGHLLVAGQQTHRLPGVWPRVRMVHLSAPGQSGADGQPRDGHRSLAELDQRGWALFEEILDQVHPDCVLMIEVFYPEGLMESLHILRIMTGRR